The DNA region CAAAGGCATTAACTATTCAAAACAGAAGAAGACAACTTATATAAGTTGGTGTGGCATGCAGGTGTAGTTAGTGTTACAAATAGTTAGTTTAGTGACTTTACTTTTACAaaagatagttttttttttactttaagtGTTACAAAGAGTAAGTTCATGCTTTAAGTGTTACAAAGAGTAAATTCATTGACTGTCGGTGAAATTAACCTGTTTCCTTTGTTGTTGAAAAGGTAAAGTTGGGCCGCTACTTGATTGAAGGGCTCACAATTAGCAAATCTTTGCTTAAACTCTAGATCTGAGAACTGAAAGATGCCTGATATGTTTGCCCTCCAGTACTCGGGTCATTGGTTGTGTCTGCATTAGCACACTTGTCTAAGCATTTGTACTTCTGTTCAAGCCTTAAGGTGTTACCTGCTgatgatattttttgtttagGATGTAAAGGCTGAGGCTTCTTTAACTCTATTATTAGTTGTCTTTGTTCATCTGGCACATTGGTGGATTGAAATTGCTAGAACCAAAAGTAAATGATCCTCATGGGTTGGACCTTCTAATTGGTTGCTTTTGGGCCCTTTAGCTGGTCCTTCATGCCAAGCCAGTCATAGGAATCTGTATTTGATAGGTGTGTGTCGGAACAATAATTCTCCTTCCCTGAATCAAGTCTCAGAATGATAAAGATAGCACCATAATTATCCCCTTGGATGAACGAGTCCTGTGGAGAGAGAGCTAGGGCAGGATCTCGCTTCCCCTGGATGCTTTGTTATTAATATACCacttatttcatttaaaaaagaaaaagagagagctAGGGCAGGAAGCAATACGATATTGTTCCTTAGTGAAGCTCCAATTTTGGAAGTTGAATGGCGGTGTACCATGTGCAAAGCGTGGTGCGTAAGACTAAGGTATATGACATTTGTAGGGATGAATCACCCTATTTTCTTTTCACAAGAAGCAAATTTTTATCTCTGAGGTTCCTTATCGAAGATATACCCCTACtgctaataaaattatttacctaaccaaaaataaatacaaacaTATCTTATCGTTCATCCTCGAATTGGCTGTACTTGTTCTGCTCTTGGAGAGAACAGAGGAAATAAATCACTGGGTTTGCCCCTTCGGTGACATCCGATAAAGTTGGAAATAAGTCACAGGTTTCAATGGTTCACCGTAAAACCCAAAAGTGAACAATAGCTGTGAATTTTCAACTGGCtgaatataatttcattaagCTCTTTGTGCATTTAAGTTCACAATCCTGCTTACCTGTGGGCTGtggaatttttttgtttttctctcctCTTTTGGTTCACCAGAAAGATGAATGTAGAAGCATAGGTCGGTGTGTCAGAAAATACAATCAATAAGAAGTGATTTACCTGTTCATGCAACCACTAGTCTATTATTATTCATGGTGTTGACACTTTGTCGGCAGTTATATTAAGACTAAGCACTACTCATAAAGTTTGTGCTTTTCTTGTTTCAATGTAACAGTCAGATTTTAGCTTGATGTGAAACTAAGCAAAGGTATACACACTGCAACAGATGCCTTTCCTATATCGAACATTCatgtcatacaaaagacatgtGACCTTTCTGTAATGTTTCCAATAATGCTTCACTAATTCATTGAATTGCTACATGCATAGACCCTACATAAGATTTTGGAATTGACAGACATCTAACAATGGCCTTGCAATTGGGATATAGTGTTTGATGGTGTCTGGTCTAATAGAAAGTTCATTTTCAATGACAGAACTTGCAGTGCGGAGAGAGTGTAACCATTGAAGGCCGAGCTTACACCATTTCAGCTGTAACCCATCGTTATCAGCTTCGAAAAGGGAAATACGAGCCTAGCGAGAAGAGGCTTGATGTGTTGTCTACTGGAAGATACATCTTAAATTTGTACTTAGAAAATTTGCTAGAACAATCTTGATACTAGAACAATCTTGATTATGATTCTTCCCTTCATCTTTATGTGTACATTATGAAATACAACTTAATTGAATTGCCTATGTCAAAAGAACTCGTTCGATATCTTGCTGGTAGCATGTCTCAATCATACATCAGA from Lycium ferocissimum isolate CSIRO_LF1 chromosome 2, AGI_CSIRO_Lferr_CH_V1, whole genome shotgun sequence includes:
- the LOC132047243 gene encoding uncharacterized protein LOC132047243 isoform X2; this encodes MAMVSNTNAFLKTQMYQVYCKKKEKDKSQNPQPYKVIEISPPPKNLGIRCLPSNLQCGESVTIEGRAYTISAVTHRYQLRKGKYEPSEKRLDVLSTGRYILNLYLENLLEQS